A DNA window from Desulfobaccales bacterium contains the following coding sequences:
- a CDS encoding YihY/virulence factor BrkB family protein — protein sequence MGKFVTELRGFFRHRLWQDEGRSPGKLLALKCLRVLVLSARGLIRNQSLVRASSLAYATILGFIPLFALLFAILQAIGVPRLIATYTLEHLAPGSRQFATQILEYIEATKVTSLGVFGVVALLLDLVIVMTNVEKAFNKTWQVSRTRPWSRKVSDYLSIFLIFPILMAAALSFSTSLWGIQHIIQVLSGIMPAIFFTATRWLVSLGLLWFAFIFIYLVMPNTRVKLWSAVLGGVIGGTVWQVAQWIFTAIQGGAAYYNAIYGALYNLLFLFIWMFWCWLILLFGTEVAFAHQNLDYLTDKQRQPIPPPEPVDEYLCLAALVSIGARFRQRQPLLSLNELSRILPRGDNTVHQVTKALQDCNLVVEVVPDRPKSSPRFMPNLPLDKVTVKEVLECLRASRGTTLAVEPRLVKVLQPLLENSCPAGWQTLTVQSLVESFIEDGAQAEKNLG from the coding sequence TTGGGCAAATTTGTAACCGAGTTGCGGGGTTTTTTCCGGCATCGCCTTTGGCAGGATGAAGGCCGGAGTCCCGGGAAGCTCCTGGCCCTGAAGTGCCTGCGGGTCCTGGTCCTGTCGGCTCGCGGCCTGATCCGCAACCAATCCCTGGTGCGCGCCTCGTCGTTGGCCTACGCCACCATTTTAGGCTTTATCCCTTTATTCGCCCTGCTTTTTGCCATCTTACAGGCCATCGGCGTCCCGCGCCTGATCGCGACCTACACCCTGGAGCACCTGGCGCCGGGGTCCCGGCAATTCGCCACCCAGATCCTGGAATACATCGAAGCCACCAAGGTGACCTCCCTGGGGGTCTTCGGAGTGGTAGCGCTGCTCCTGGACCTGGTGATCGTCATGACTAACGTGGAGAAAGCCTTCAACAAAACGTGGCAGGTCTCCCGAACCCGCCCCTGGAGCCGCAAGGTCAGCGATTACCTCAGCATCTTTCTGATCTTCCCCATCCTGATGGCTGCAGCCCTGTCGTTTTCCACCTCCTTATGGGGGATTCAACACATCATCCAGGTCTTGTCCGGCATCATGCCGGCCATCTTCTTTACCGCCACCCGTTGGCTGGTTTCCCTGGGCCTGCTGTGGTTTGCCTTTATCTTTATCTATCTGGTCATGCCCAACACCCGGGTTAAGTTATGGTCCGCCGTGCTGGGGGGCGTTATCGGGGGCACTGTCTGGCAGGTGGCCCAGTGGATCTTTACCGCCATTCAAGGCGGCGCGGCCTACTATAATGCCATTTATGGGGCCTTGTATAATCTCCTTTTCCTGTTCATCTGGATGTTTTGGTGCTGGCTTATTCTCTTGTTCGGAACTGAGGTTGCCTTCGCCCACCAGAACCTGGACTATCTCACCGATAAGCAACGGCAGCCTATCCCACCCCCGGAGCCGGTGGACGAATACCTTTGCCTGGCTGCGCTGGTGAGTATCGGGGCCAGGTTCCGGCAGCGGCAGCCTCTGCTCTCTCTGAACGAACTGAGCCGGATACTGCCCCGAGGCGACAACACAGTTCATCAGGTTACCAAAGCGCTCCAGGATTGTAATTTGGTGGTGGAGGTGGTACCGGACCGGCCGAAATCCTCCCCCCGGTTCATGCCCAACCTACCCCTGGATAAGGTTACGGTCAAGGAGGTATTGGAGTGCCTGCGGGCATCCCGGGGCACGACCTTGGCAGTCGAGCCCCGCCTGGTAAAGGTTCTGCAACCTCTGCTGGAGAACTCTTGTCCCGCCGGCTGGCAGACCCTCACCGTCCAGAGCCTGGTAGAGTCTTTTATTGAGGACGGAGCACAGGCGGAGAAAAATTTGGGTTAA
- a CDS encoding V4R domain-containing protein, with amino-acid sequence MTPKRKYHFYWGLLGNLELGRPNLGPTSRLEVYRLMQFTLRDVLEQHVGTDKADLVFYEAGRLAGSQFYQNLLGQVADFDAFIKLIQSTFKELGIGIFRVEQADLDTNSFVFTVSEDLDCSGLPELDYEICTYDEGFIAGLLESFLGKGFVVKEVDCWCTGDRTCRFTAKAVD; translated from the coding sequence ATGACGCCCAAGCGCAAGTATCACTTTTATTGGGGATTATTAGGGAACCTGGAATTAGGCAGGCCCAATCTCGGACCCACCTCCCGATTAGAAGTCTACCGTCTCATGCAATTTACCTTGCGAGATGTCCTGGAACAACACGTGGGCACCGATAAGGCCGATCTGGTTTTTTATGAGGCGGGCAGACTGGCGGGTAGCCAATTTTATCAGAACCTGCTGGGTCAGGTGGCTGATTTCGATGCCTTCATCAAGCTCATCCAGAGCACCTTCAAAGAATTGGGCATCGGCATCTTTCGGGTGGAACAGGCCGATCTCGACACGAACTCTTTCGTCTTTACGGTCTCCGAAGACCTGGACTGTTCCGGCCTGCCGGAACTGGACTACGAAATTTGCACCTATGATGAAGGGTTTATCGCGGGCTTGTTAGAGAGCTTTTTGGGAAAGGGCTTTGTGGTGAAAGAGGTGGACTGCTGGTGCACCGGGGATCGCACCTGCCGGTTTACCGCCAAGGCGGTGGATTAG
- a CDS encoding ATP-binding protein: MNKESLVELRRQLDAAINSETSEGYAGLAPGLAEALRRLDPSPTSAAPADALEPALKALEDAWLKGFAPTAPLPGRPEQQARLARLLTDVLAVQDFARSLAKGDLSPTLKSKGAMAGGLKSLQASLRHVTWQTQMIAKGDFSQHIDFMGEFSESFNAMTRNLAAARDELQRHGEELAQANASLKSEIAERKSAENRIQDLNCQLKQKVADLEAANQDMEAFSYSISHDLRAPLRAIAGYARIFREDHGHRLDAESLRLLTVISDNARLMGKLIDDILAFARFGRQEVKKTDIDMTALSQTVCAELKGWERKREVRLTLKEMPPAYGDQTLIRQVLVNLLTNALKFTEPKADATIALGGWSTGAETVYSVTDNGVGFDMKYVDKLFNVFQRLHLSSEFEGTGVGLAIVQKIIHRHGGRVWAEGQVNEGASFYFSLPQA, translated from the coding sequence ATGAACAAGGAGAGCCTGGTCGAACTCAGGCGTCAGCTTGACGCCGCGATAAACTCCGAGACCTCCGAGGGCTACGCCGGCCTGGCGCCAGGGCTGGCTGAAGCTTTGCGGCGACTGGACCCATCGCCTACTTCTGCTGCACCCGCCGATGCTTTGGAACCTGCCCTTAAGGCCCTGGAAGATGCCTGGCTCAAAGGTTTCGCCCCCACTGCCCCCTTGCCGGGGAGGCCGGAACAGCAAGCGCGGCTTGCCCGGTTGCTTACCGATGTGCTGGCGGTGCAAGACTTTGCCCGCTCTTTGGCGAAAGGGGATTTGTCGCCGACATTGAAATCCAAAGGCGCGATGGCCGGCGGCCTCAAATCGTTGCAGGCCAGCCTGCGCCATGTCACCTGGCAAACCCAGATGATCGCCAAAGGCGATTTCAGTCAACACATCGACTTTATGGGGGAATTTTCCGAATCCTTTAATGCCATGACCCGGAACCTGGCTGCGGCTCGGGATGAACTCCAACGCCACGGGGAAGAATTGGCCCAAGCCAATGCCAGCCTCAAGAGCGAGATTGCCGAGCGGAAGTCCGCCGAAAACCGCATCCAAGACCTTAATTGCCAGTTGAAACAGAAAGTTGCCGACTTGGAGGCAGCCAATCAGGACATGGAAGCCTTCAGCTATTCGATCTCCCATGACCTGCGGGCTCCCTTGCGGGCCATCGCGGGCTATGCCCGGATATTCAGAGAGGACCACGGCCACCGTCTCGATGCGGAAAGTCTGCGGCTACTCACGGTGATCTCCGACAACGCCCGGCTCATGGGCAAGCTTATTGACGATATCCTGGCCTTTGCCCGATTCGGCCGGCAGGAGGTTAAGAAAACCGATATCGACATGACGGCCCTGAGCCAAACCGTTTGTGCGGAGCTCAAGGGGTGGGAACGCAAACGGGAGGTGCGTCTTACCCTGAAGGAAATGCCGCCGGCATATGGGGACCAGACCCTGATTCGCCAGGTTTTGGTGAATCTTTTGACCAATGCCCTCAAATTCACCGAGCCCAAAGCAGACGCTACCATTGCTTTAGGGGGATGGAGTACGGGGGCTGAAACGGTTTATTCAGTCACGGATAACGGGGTCGGGTTTGACATGAAGTATGTGGACAAGTTATTCAACGTGTTCCAAAGATTGCACCTGAGTTCCGAATTTGAGGGGACTGGGGTGGGTCTGGCCATTGTTCAAAAAATTATTCACCGGCATGGCGGCCGGGTTTGGGCCGAAGGGCAGGTAAATGAAGGGGCCAGCTTTTATTTCTCTCTGCCCCAGGCTTAA
- a CDS encoding YajD family HNH nuclease: MKPPADYRERSLKIHGMICAKCGREFTQRNRKLLTVHHKDGNHLNNPLDGSNWENLCVYCHEDEHSRKLLGDYLNKE, encoded by the coding sequence ATGAAACCACCCGCCGACTACCGGGAACGCTCTTTGAAGATCCACGGGATGATTTGCGCCAAGTGCGGCCGGGAATTCACCCAGCGAAACCGGAAGCTCTTGACGGTGCATCACAAGGACGGCAATCACTTAAATAATCCCTTGGATGGCTCCAATTGGGAAAATCTCTGCGTCTATTGCCATGAAGACGAACACAGCCGGAAGCTTTTGGGGGATTATCTCAATAAGGAATAA
- a CDS encoding tetratricopeptide repeat protein, whose amino-acid sequence MKPKSWQIVCMAAVLGLALTGPAWTQVDAALTKKMVESYDLLEAGKLAQAQELYDEILKKDPGNPLALNNLGAIKVKEHKYPEALKYLEQALPRAQGYKINVNQVCAVDGICLAFRPLQEVYGDTELTPLIKFNIDMVKARLATR is encoded by the coding sequence ATGAAACCGAAATCTTGGCAGATAGTCTGCATGGCGGCGGTGCTAGGCTTGGCCCTCACCGGACCGGCATGGACTCAGGTTGACGCGGCTCTCACCAAGAAGATGGTGGAGAGCTACGACTTGCTGGAGGCAGGCAAACTGGCTCAGGCCCAGGAACTTTACGATGAGATTCTGAAAAAGGACCCGGGCAATCCTCTGGCCTTGAATAATCTGGGGGCTATTAAGGTCAAAGAGCACAAATATCCAGAGGCCTTAAAATACCTGGAACAGGCCCTGCCTCGGGCTCAAGGGTATAAGATCAACGTCAACCAGGTGTGCGCCGTGGACGGTATCTGTCTGGCCTTCCGCCCCTTGCAGGAGGTTTACGGAGACACGGAGCTCACGCCCCTGATCAAATTCAATATCGATATGGTCAAGGCCCGGCTGGCTACCCGGTAA
- a CDS encoding tetratricopeptide repeat protein, translating to MAKITPKHRVVIDSPEGLRDWAELRLERLKPYAKWLVLAVVVIALGLGAWGIKARMQASRDEKAAVALTQVTPKIDLNIPAVAAATDLEKFIKEHPGTPAAREAQLLRGNLLYNLQLYSEAAQAYESLLDGRDPGWDFLITESLSYCYEGMGNYKKAAEVLKPLVEQSVGPMRNEVISRVAMLYDQAKDPGQAAVYWRKLLEKPPDAAMASYLQEKLAAAEAAAKK from the coding sequence ATGGCTAAAATAACCCCCAAGCACCGCGTAGTCATTGACAGCCCCGAAGGATTGAGGGACTGGGCCGAGCTCCGGTTGGAACGGCTGAAACCATATGCGAAGTGGCTGGTGTTGGCAGTGGTAGTGATCGCCTTGGGCCTGGGCGCCTGGGGCATCAAGGCCAGGATGCAGGCCAGCCGGGACGAAAAGGCCGCCGTAGCCTTGACCCAGGTGACCCCCAAGATCGACCTCAATATCCCTGCCGTGGCCGCAGCCACCGACCTGGAAAAATTTATCAAGGAACATCCCGGCACTCCAGCGGCCCGGGAAGCGCAACTCCTCCGGGGCAACCTCCTCTACAATCTCCAGTTGTACAGCGAAGCCGCCCAGGCCTATGAATCGCTCCTGGATGGCCGCGACCCGGGCTGGGATTTCCTGATTACCGAAAGTCTCAGTTATTGCTACGAAGGTATGGGCAATTACAAAAAGGCGGCCGAAGTGTTGAAGCCTTTGGTGGAGCAGTCTGTTGGCCCCATGCGGAACGAGGTTATAAGCAGGGTGGCCATGCTTTACGACCAGGCCAAAGACCCCGGACAGGCCGCAGTCTACTGGCGCAAGCTCTTGGAAAAGCCCCCGGACGCTGCCATGGCCTCGTACCTCCAGGAAAAACTGGCCGCGGCGGAGGCTGCAGCCAAGAAATAA
- the tsaE gene encoding tRNA (adenosine(37)-N6)-threonylcarbamoyltransferase complex ATPase subunit type 1 TsaE yields the protein MRLYHRVSHSPEDTRALAARLGALLAPGDVVALNGELGSGKTEFVHGLAEGLEIPPDLVASPSFALVHEYPGRLTLVHLDLYRLEDLPPELLPDLEEYLSGDQVVAVEWAKRLAPLLPGDYLEVDLEVTGVNDRRFTFTGHGERGCELVRELANT from the coding sequence ATGAGGCTATACCATCGGGTCAGCCACAGTCCCGAAGACACCCGCGCCCTCGCGGCCCGGCTCGGAGCGCTTTTGGCCCCGGGGGATGTGGTGGCCTTAAACGGCGAGTTGGGCAGCGGCAAGACCGAGTTTGTCCACGGCCTGGCTGAGGGTCTGGAAATACCGCCCGATCTGGTCGCCAGCCCCAGTTTCGCCCTGGTGCATGAGTATCCCGGCCGCCTGACCCTGGTGCACCTGGACCTCTACCGCCTGGAAGACCTCCCGCCGGAGTTGCTCCCGGACCTGGAGGAATACCTCTCCGGCGACCAGGTGGTGGCGGTGGAATGGGCGAAGCGATTGGCCCCCTTGCTCCCCGGCGATTACCTGGAAGTCGACCTGGAAGTCACCGGCGTAAACGACCGCCGCTTCACCTTCACCGGCCACGGCGAGCGTGGTTGTGAACTGGTGCGGGAGTTGGCGAATACCTAA
- a CDS encoding CBS domain-containing protein, producing the protein MLQARNIMTIDVLTVGPETSISELSKLLENRKIGGVPVVDQDGRLVGVITQSDLVERARDLELPPAINILDFHIYLQIPSHLFHKVEKMLGTTVGDCMTENPVTVAPDTPVSKVAALMAKQKVHTIPVVEGTKLVGIIGKMDLVRAMAQEPGV; encoded by the coding sequence CCATTGACGTCCTCACGGTCGGCCCCGAGACCTCCATCTCGGAGTTGTCCAAGCTGTTGGAAAACCGCAAAATCGGCGGCGTGCCCGTGGTAGACCAAGACGGCCGCCTGGTGGGGGTCATCACCCAGAGCGACCTGGTGGAGCGGGCCCGGGACCTGGAGTTGCCCCCTGCCATCAACATCCTGGACTTCCATATTTATCTCCAGATTCCCTCCCACCTCTTTCACAAAGTGGAAAAAATGCTGGGCACCACGGTGGGCGACTGTATGACCGAGAACCCCGTCACCGTGGCCCCGGACACGCCGGTTTCCAAGGTCGCGGCCCTCATGGCCAAACAAAAGGTGCACACCATTCCGGTAGTGGAAGGGACGAAGCTCGTGGGCATCATCGGCAAGATGGACCTGGTCCGGGCCATGGCCCAAGAACCCGGCGTGTGA